TTATCTTGATTTTGGGGGTGCATTAAAATCTAGTTATAACCAAagtaagcatccatgaagctTAAAAGACCAAACCCTGATGCATTATCTGCCATTTATCAATGCATGGGAAAGGATAATCATTTTTTGGACAAGCTTTATTTAAGTTTGTGAAGTCTACACACATGCGCCACTTACCTAAGGCCTTCCTTACCAAAACAACATTGGATAGCCACGTGGTGAAACGAAGCTCTTGGATGAATCCTATTGCGAGGAGCTTTTGAGTTTCTTCTAAAGAGGATGCTTTCTTGTCCTCACCCAGGTTCCAtttcatttgagctataacttggACAGTTAGGTTGATTTGCAGCTTGTGACATATGAATCTGGGGTTGATACCTGGCATAACTGTGGGAGTCCAAGTGAAAAGATTCATATTTTCTCAGAGGATGTTAATGATTTGACATTTGTCCTCTATAGAGAGGGAGCACTCGATATAAGTAAATTTCGTAGGATTGTTATTAAAACTTACCTTTTCGAGATCATCTGTTGGTGAAGGTCTCTCGTGGATTTCTTCTCTGGGGTCGAGCTTAGCCAGCTTAGGTATGTCAGTGGTGTTATATATAGCTTGAGTGTGTTCAAACTTCGGTGATTGTTCTGGTATTACTTTGAGACTTGTATTATTGCAGTGTCACGCTTCCTTTTGATTAGAATGAATCGTTACCACTTGGTTATCCTACACATGAACCTTGACACACAAATGAACAGTGGATACTATAACaccaaaagaatttaaaaaagttCCACCGAGGATGATATTGTAAGGATTATGCAATCGACCACTAAGAATTAAATATCTAATGTTTTAGACAGTGGGTGCTcgcccagttttttttttttttgccacatGTACCCAAGTATAGGTACTCGTTCTCCCGAGAATCCCACTAACTTGCCAGAGGATTATTTTATTGCCGTTTCGCTTAGCTTCATTTTCTATTGGCATTATTGCTAGGGTCGATAATAAGGACCTTCCGTACTAAGAGGTCTCCGGTCTGGATGGAAATATCGATGGGGTCATCCAAATTCATTGCTCTAGCCTGGTAATCGAAATGCTTAAAGGTGATGGTTGGTACTCATGACATAGGTGCAACCTCGGAAGTGTGCCTTCCACTACTAGCACTGCTTGGTGTGTTATCTTCCTTGCCGAGCTGGTGAGTCCCCCAGCTGTGAATCCTTCAAAAATGCAATTAATTACACCTCTAGTCTGGGGTGGTTGGTACTTTGCTTTTTCCTGTGCACTCGTTGTATTTTTTGATTGGTTGCCACCTGTTCTCGACTGTCCTTGTTGGATTCGATCGTCTACGTATTTGTCCAGTAGTCCCTATCTAGCCAATCTTTCCAGTATATCTTTCGCAATCACACATTTGTCTATAGTGTGATCAAATTTCTGATGAAAAGCACAATGCTTGGACTTGTCTATGTACTTTTGGTCTTGGTATGTTTCGGCCTTGTTTGGTGGCTTGAAGATCTTAGCAATAAGGATTTCTTTGATGATATATTCTCTTTTGGTATTGAACTGAGTATATTTTACTCTGAAAAGGGATTGGATAtcgtctttctttctttcaaaggTGCCACCTCCTCAGGGTAGATATCCCACAATTGCACGTCGTTTGTGTTTGCATTATTGGAATCTCTTGTACCGAGTTTTTCATTCTATTGCTGAGTTAATAGCTCGACCATTCTTTGAACCTCGACTTAGAGACAACTTAGATCATGTCAATTATGGGattctgtttttattttgtttaaaaaatatttaataaaaaatcacaGTGAACAATATTTTTTCTCCTAGTAAGCTGCGTGCTATGTTACTAGTACTATTATCAATTAACAGTTTCTGGATAATAATAACGAATTTTTAAGTGAAGATTATCATTGtataagaaaaatagaaaagaatcACCCAccaggaaattaaaaaaaaaaataaaaaatacaccgtGGATCACAAGCATATTCACACTTTTCACGAGTTCTGTGAGATTCGTCAACTATTGCAACTCGTAACTTATccacagagaaataaaaaaattgggcATTTTTCTTTTGAAGTGCATAAAATATGAACCAGTGGAGTCTAGAAACATGTAACTACACGATTTGCATGGATAGATTGATAACATTTAATGTTAGATGGAGATACATGATCTTATTATAGTAGCCGTGGAAAATTCAAATCCTCTTTAGAGATTATGAACACTCTGTTCTTTGGTGGAGTGgtatttttactactaaaaaatGTATGTAAAGTAAACAAAGATTAAGTGTATGTTTGGAAAGTAggaaaatataattttgaattttgaattatgaaaaataatattatgcgtatttagtattatttttaaaaaatatttttaatcttttaaaaattaattgataaataaaaaaatagaaaaatatgatttttttatagaaattatttgatcacttttattaaaaaaaattgattttaaaataaaaaaatcattgtgtattatttttgagaaacatttatttttaattttttaaaaagttaattgagaatttaaaaaaaatagaaaaatatgattttttcgtttttagaaattattttatcactttcattaaaaaaattgacttcaaaataaaaaaaaatcattgtgCTATTTTTTTGgttatgtgaaaaatattttctgtttttgctAGAAATATTGGCCTTCAACTATCATTTTCATGTAATATTTAAAGTGTTGGCCTTTCACCACTATTTTCACGCAATGTTTCATCTGAACCACCTGCTGCATATGTtttcttctaggatttttttatattattctaccactctatttttattattaaatttgtatttaatattGTATGTGGTATAAAATCTCATTAATTAAgttatgtaaaatcaacattcaatattaaAAGGTATTTATTatcatagttattttaatatccattctctttgtgtaacaaaaattatattttttgagaCATTTATCCAAatgctacaactttaaaataagtagttaagtacttctataactaaaaattcaaatacaaaataacttatttataagttccTATTAATAAAAGTCTTATATTTTAAGCTCCTTCTTCaaaagaacttatctaagaagtTTACCTAAATTAGGTCTAAGTctgtaattttataatttaatataggcTTAACTATTCTGTTGGTTTCTacaattttatgaatttttaattagatttttatatattttttatttgaatttctatAATACTTTTAATTTCATAACTAAAtcttttttagtgtaaaaaatattagaacgaaatattaattgaatatttttttataaattaaaaatatctatacataaaaatctaattagatctttgattatatattttttaagaaaaatatttcgttaattttaacctttttaacaggatctaattacaaaattaaaaatagtgtaagaatttaattgataaaaaaatataaagacctaaatacaaatttattaaaactatagaaactaataaaataattaaacttttaatatatcattatcttttaaaaaacaaaattgctgaaacttggtcttttttttttaaaaaaaaatattataaaattttagtcCGTTAAATGTTATattagatttgatttgaaattaatttCAACATTATTAAGAGATACATCTAAGAAACGAAATTAATACCGTAAAAAAAGAAAggtttaattaacaaataatgaGTGACTACACGTTATACATAATGCAATCTTTTTTCACAAGATTAATGTgcatatatttagttttttttaataaggTACTTTAACGTAcatatatttaattttctttaaaattaagtaatatatagattaaaaagtaatttattctttttagtcatgatcaaaattattaattaatttaattattctagaAGCCTTAGGAGTTACCCATTTTCAACGTTAAGCATTGTGTTGTCTCACGCACACCTCACACCATGCAACACCCCTCCAGGCCCTCCTAACCTGTCATTAAAGTTATCTATTATTTCAACattaaattccaattaataataatattaccaAAATTAATACTGCATgattttttattgataattttaaattttcgatacattttttatttcaatatatttgaatatatagtttttttttttgaaaatagatgTGTCATTTatacttatttatataaaatcgAAACGTAAATTTATATTTGTGAACTTGAGATTTTTTATAATGTAAAAAGTAagttaaagaaaatataaatttgttAATATCTAACTAACTCATATATAATACGATGGCTATCTCACATTTTCTTAAGGTTCACTTTAATCTTTGTAAGTATATATGATAAGCGGTAAGCCATTTTATTAGTtctataaattttgataattaatataattttcatATGTAATAAATACGTGTAAAATATGTATTTATCAATGTAATGATAGAAAACTCATTTATGAATTTAACATTACtttgaaatttataaaatataagaactaagaaaattaaaaagagaatgaaagaaaaaaaatgagagaaaaaagtgaaaatataTGCTGTTAAACTCATATAtggattaatatattatttttctatttccttTTATCTGTCATTTTTTTAACAGCATCATTATTAAGAATCTTGAAAGCTAGAGTAATTAAAAGATAATATTActaaaacattttaaaatttatatataagagaacaattttaaaaattttaatggaTTAACATACGGTGTAATTTATAGTAGAAAAAGTAtaaatagacaataaaaatactaaataatataaatagtagatatattaaatttttaattctctAAGTGTACaaatgattattctaatattaaaatttaagttaataatttaagagtataataatatatttttattttgttgaactaattttaaaatctatcattcctactaattacaaaaattattatctaTCTAACAAATTCTATATTATACGCAAAAAATTGACCACTAACCAATAATATATATGGGTGAAAAATGGAGTAATCTCATGTTCAAATTTATATTCAACTTAGATTCATATTTATaaacaaaatttatattaaatattgtcagacttaattcatattatttataattaatttcataaaatataaaatcaagtTGCTACCGTAAAAAAGTTTTAATCAGTCTGctataaaatatttgattattcacCTGTAGaatgtttaattattttagtaatgGATCACTTTATTAGAAAAACATATTaactaacatatatttttatacacaaatatataataatcaatttaaaaaataattgaagtgTTCATATTTCGTAGACATAgacattttttgttaattttataaattatgggTATAATTGATATctcaatactattttttttaaaaaaaggaatattataaaataaaactaaattaaagaataTGAAATGTAGAAATGACAGTATCTATACAAAGATATTTCCCTCTTAAAAATTGACCCAAACCCAACCCAAGAACAACTCAAcactcactttctctctcttcttaccCATTCAACCAGTAAGCCCCCTCAACGACTGTATATAATACGCCATCCCCACCGCATTCCCTtactcttttcttttcctcttcccaAAAACACAAACCCACCATTTTGACTCTtagttctttctttctatttctttttaccATTTTGTCCCTAGTTTCATCTTCACTGGGAAAGAAGAATGGCAGTGGAGTTAATGGGATTCCCAAAAATGGACGACCCAAATAACAAAGCCATACAAGAAGCAGCATCCGAGGGCATAAAGGGAATGGAGCACCTCGTTCGCCTTCTTTCAAACCCTTCGCAAAACGACACCACTGACCTCACAAACGTCACCGTTTCCAAGTTCCGCAAACTCATTTCCTTACTTAACCGCACCGGCCGCGCCCGCTTCCGCCGTGCACCAATTTCAAATTCCTCAGACTCTTTAACCTTCTCTCCGGCGACCTTCACTCCTCCCCCGCCGCCGCCGCACTCACAGCCACAGCCACTGCCACTGCCACAGCCACAGCCGCTTGCGGTTGCTCCGGTCACCGTCCACCACCCTTCTCCTCTTCTTCCGCCGCAGACTCTCACTCTTGACTTCACCAAACCTAACAACAGCTTCCTCACCAACGTATCCAACAACGCCGGAGCCAAATCCATGGAGCTGGAGTTCTCGAAGGACACGACGACGTTTAGCGTCTCGTCGAACTCGTCGTTTATGTCCTCCGCCATCACCGGCGACGGCAGCGTCTCCAACGGCAAGCTCGGAACCTCGATCTTCCTCAACCCTACCGGGAAATTGCCTCTCTCGTCGTCGGCGCCGGCTCCGGCTCCGGTCAAGAAAAGGTGTCACGACCACCACTCCGACGATGTATCCGGCAAGGTCTCCGGTTCTTCCAGCAAGTGCCACTGCATCAAGCGAAGGTAACAGCCGCGATGCAGcgtataatttcttttatttatttatttattatgattattattattattatttcaattttttttaccgTTTCGGTTACGGTTACGAGTACGAGTTTGAGTTGAGAAAGTGATGATTATGACTCGGTTGGTGTGACTCGGTGCAAAACGAACGAGTTAGAATTAATTTCAAGAAGTCAACGATTTCGGTAGTGGTGCAGTTAAAGGAAGTAGCACTAGTATTAAATTTTGTGACAGTGGCACGCGTGATGAGAGTGACAAGATAGGGTTCTTGTCATGTACCGCGTTTGTCAATTGCCGATTTTTGAGAAACGCTGTCCCCTAACAAGACAAAGAAAACGGAACCTCAACCAAACACAGTCCTGATTCTACTTTGTCGTTACTACCCGTTAACCCTCGTAgactttatattttttattatttctctctttttGACTCTTTGACCATCGCCCCGTTTCGTTTTATCAAACTCTAGCGCATTATCATAACAGATTATTTTTGTGTTAGTACACAATAACTTTTTCTTTAAGGATTCCTTTAACTTAGAGTTGTCTTATTCTTGAAGACTCCGGTATTTATGGacgtaaaaatattatattttttaaaaataaaaaatgtcggCAATTGAATTAAGAATGTGAGAGAGTATGTTAAAAGGTGTATGTATAGATTAAATTTCTATTGTATAATTCAAATGAAATAGTTTCTTTATATTTGAGTTCGAATCAGTCTATTACTGGTATAAAGAGTTTAAATTTCtatttctattatattataagcgtatatatttaactaaatttaaaCATGTTTTGCTAACGAAATTCTTTGATTTGTTTTTTCAGGAAAAATAGGGTTAAGAAGACGATAAGAGTGCCGGCAATTAGTTCAAAGATAGCTGATATTCCGGCGGACGAGTACTCATGGAGGAAGTACGGTCAGAAACCGATCAAAGGGTCGCCGTACCCAAGGTGAGTATCATGAATCATTTGAGACCGTTGATTGAGTTGACTTTTGTCAAAGGGTGAGTAACTGACATTGATTCAATTTTTGTGGGTCAGGGGTTATTATAAGTGCAGTACTGTGAGAGGGTGTCCGGCGAGGAAACACGTGGAGCGCGCACCAGATGATCCATCTATGCTGATCGTGACGTACGAAGGGGAGCACCGTCACTCCATTCAGACCGCGATGCAGGATAACATTTCTTCTGCGGGAGTGGGTTTGGTATTCGGGTCAACGTAAGGTTCGattattagaaaaagaaaaagaaaaagaaaaaaaaagactagGTGGTAGTGGTGAGGCTTCTTTTTgttagaaaaaaaagagagaaagaatctCAATTGTGGCGGGGTTTGAATGTAAATTTCTTCTGACTGGaatgattattgttattataagataataaaattattattataaggtggtggtggaagaatGGAATCTTTAGCTTCTCCCACTAAAAAGTCTTACCTATTACTTTATGATGGAGGGGGAAAAATTGAAAGTCTTGGA
This region of Arachis hypogaea cultivar Tifrunner chromosome 8, arahy.Tifrunner.gnm2.J5K5, whole genome shotgun sequence genomic DNA includes:
- the LOC112707768 gene encoding probable WRKY transcription factor 11 produces the protein MAVELMGFPKMDDPNNKAIQEAASEGIKGMEHLVRLLSNPSQNDTTDLTNVTVSKFRKLISLLNRTGRARFRRAPISNSSDSLTFSPATFTPPPPPPHSQPQPLPLPQPQPLAVAPVTVHHPSPLLPPQTLTLDFTKPNNSFLTNVSNNAGAKSMELEFSKDTTTFSVSSNSSFMSSAITGDGSVSNGKLGTSIFLNPTGKLPLSSSAPAPAPVKKRCHDHHSDDVSGKVSGSSSKCHCIKRRKNRVKKTIRVPAISSKIADIPADEYSWRKYGQKPIKGSPYPRGYYKCSTVRGCPARKHVERAPDDPSMLIVTYEGEHRHSIQTAMQDNISSAGVGLVFGST